The sequence GTCTTTTCTCCACGAAGACGCGCATAATTGACCAACCAACGCAAACCTAGAGTCGTACGACGCTCTGGTTTTACTTCAATTGGCACTTGATAGTTAGAACCGCCGACACGGCGAGCTTTTACTTCAAGGACAGGCATAATGTTTTTCAACGCTTGATCAAATACTTCCATTGGATCGTTACCGCTACGCTCTTTTACTAGTTCAAACGCATTATAAAGAATCGTTTGTGCTGTTCCACGCTTCCCGTCAACCATGATGCGGTTAATGAGGCGGGTAACAAGTTTAGAATTGTATATTGGATCAGGCAATACGTCACGACGTGCAACTGGACCTTTACGAGGCATGTTTCCCCCTCCTTTCAACATTTATCTACATTAAAAACGTAGGTTATTTCTTATCTTTTGGCTTTTTTGTACCGTATTTTGAACGGCCTTGCATACGGTTTTGAACACCAGCAGTGTCAAGAGCGCCACGCACGATGTGGTAGCGTACCCCTGGCAAGTCTTTTACACGGCCACCGCGGATAAGCACAACACTGTGCTCTTGCAAGTTATGGCCAATGCCTGGGATGTATGCAGTAACCTCAATTTGGTTTGTCAAACGCACACGCGCATATTTACGAAGAGCCGAGTTCGGTTTCTTCGGCGTCATTGTGCCGACACGAGTACAAACACCGCGTTTTTGCGGAGAAGACACATCCGTTTGTGACTTCTTGAAACTGTTGTACCCTTTGTTCAACGCAGGCGAGTCAGACTTTTTCACTTTGTCTACACGGCCTTTGCGGATTAACTGGTTAATAGTAGGCATGTTTGTGTTCCTCCCTTCCACATTTTTAAGACCACTGATCCAGGTGGTTCATGTTTAGGCAAAAGAATATATTGTAAGGCGTAAGCGCCAAACAATATCTTTACTTCCTTAACGCTACAGCAGCAGCGCCAACATCAATTCCGCAAGCTTTTCCTAGCCGTTTCATTGAGTCGACATACACGACCGTCGCATCTGTATCTTTCGCGGCTTCAAGTACGTCTGCCACAACTCGTGGGTCAGCGTCTTTTGCCACGTACAATTCACTGACTAAACGAGCGTGTAAAGCTTTTTGTGTCTGTTTCTTACCGATAATCGGATCTTTTGCCTGCTCCACTTTTTCATAAGACATCATTCTCATCCTCCAAAGCAACAGGCCTCATCAGGCACACTTTGATATATTATCACCGCCTGATAGGCTGTGTCAACAGCCTATCGCGGCGATTCTAAAATTAATCTTGGACAAGCACTTCTTCTGGCGTACCCGCTTCTTCATTCTCAGCTCTTTCATCATGAGTGGAATGAATGCCGAGCGTTTTATAGCGAGCCAATCCAGTTCCCGCAGGAACGAGTTTGCCGATGATGACATTTTCTTTCAAGCCAAGCAACTCGTCGCGTTTTCCTTTAATGGCTGCGTCCGTCAAGACACGTGTTGTTTCTTGGAAGGAAGCAGCAGACAAGAAGGAATCCGTTTCAAGTGAAGCTTTCGTAATGCCTAACAGCACTGGGCGGCCAGTAGCTGGACGCATATTGCTTAACAACACTTTCTTGTTTGCTTCGTTAAAGCGTTGAATTTCAACGAGAGAGCCAGGAAGAATGCCTGTATCTCCAGCATCAACGACACGCACTTTGCGAAGCATTTGCCGAACCATTACTTCAACGTGCTTATCGCCAATTTCTACCCCTTGGAGACGGTATACTTTTTGGACTTCACGGAGCAAGTATTCTTGTACGCCGCCCATACCCGTTACTTTCAGAAGTTCTTTTGGATCAATCGAACCTTCTGTTAACGTTTGGCCAGCAACAACCTTGTCCCCGACTGCCACTTTCAGGCGAGAGCCATACGGAATCGAGTAACTTTTCGTCTCGAGTTCACTTTGTATAGTGACTTCACGTTTGTCACCGTCTCTAACATCGACTACATCGCCGTCGATTTCGGTAATAACGGCTTGCCCTTTTGGATTACGGGCTTCAAACAGCTCTTGAATACGCGGAAGACCTTGGGTAATATCGTCTCCAGCAACACCGCCTGTGTGGAACGTCCGCATTGTTAGCTGCGTTCCTGGTTCCCCGATGGACTGAGCGGCGATAATGCCTACTGCTTCGCCAACTTCTACATCGCTCCCAGTAGCGAGGTTGCGGCCATAGCAAGCCTTGCACACGCCGTGATGTGTGTTACAAGTGAAGACAGACCGGATTGTTACTGATTCAACGCCAGCATCAACAATTTGTTTAGCTGTGTCTTCATTCATCAACTCGCCGCGGCGGACAAGGACTTCATCCGTTTCTGGATGACGCACCGTTTTAAAAGCAACACGGCCGACTAAACGGTCATAAAGGCCTTCAATCGTTTCGGTGCCTTCTTGGATCGCCGTCACTTCCAAACCTCGGTCTGTGCCACAGTCATTTTCACGAACAATGACGTCTTGGGCTACGTCAACAAGGCGGCGCGTTAAGTAACCTGAGTCAGCTGTTTTCAGCGCTGTATCAGCAAGACCTTTCCGGGCGCCGTGCGTTGAAATAAAGTACTCAAGGACTGTCAGCCCTTCACGGAAGCTCGATTTAATTGGAAGTTCAATGATCCGTCCAGATGGGTTGGCCATCAAACCACGCATACCAGCAAGCTGTGTAAAGTTTGAGGCATTACCACGAGCGCCTGAATCACTCATCATGAAGATTGGGTTGCGGGCATCAAGCGTACCCATAAGCTTGCTTTGGATTAAGTCTTTGGCGTCGCTCCAAATTGAGATGACGCGGTCGTAACGCTCTTCTTCCGTGATCAAACCACGGCGGAATTGCTTCATAATGCGTTCTACTTTTTTGTCCGCTTCATCAAGGATCTCTTTCTTCTCGGAAAGGACGACAATGTCTGACACGCCTACGGTGATGCCGGCTTTCGTCGAATACTTAAAGCCAAGGTCTTTCATCCGGTCAAGCATTTTAGACGTTTCCGTAATCTTGAATTTCTTGAAGACTTCCGAAATGATGTTTCCAAGAAACCCTTTTTTAAATGGCGGAACAAGATCCCGTTCTTTCAAGAGTTGTTTTACATTGGTGTTGCTTGGCACCAAGTATTTTTCTGGCGTCTTCACTTCCAAGTTCGACGCCGTCGGCTCATTGATGTACGGGAACGAGTCAGGCATAATCTCGTTAAACAAAAGTTTTCCGACTGTTGTCAATAGCAACATGTTCGACTCTTCGTCAGCAAACGTCGGTTTATTCAGCGATGCCACTGGAACAGCAATACGTGTATGCAAGTGGACATAGCCGTTTTGATACGCGATTAGCGCTTCGTTGGAATCTTTAAATACAGAGCCTTCCCCACGGGCATTTGCATTTTCCATTGTCAAATAATAGTTGCCTAAAACCATATCTTGAGAAGGCGTTACAACCGGTTTGCCATCTTTAGGGTTCAAGATGTTTTGTGCAGCAAGCATGAGAATCCGTGCTTCCGCTTGTGCTTCCGCCGACAACGGCACGTGGACAG is a genomic window of Shouchella clausii containing:
- the rpsG gene encoding 30S ribosomal protein S7, translating into MPRKGPVARRDVLPDPIYNSKLVTRLINRIMVDGKRGTAQTILYNAFELVKERSGNDPMEVFDQALKNIMPVLEVKARRVGGSNYQVPIEVKPERRTTLGLRWLVNYARLRGEKTMEERLANEILDAANNAGAAVKKREDTHKMAEANKAFAHYRW
- the rpoC gene encoding DNA-directed RNA polymerase subunit beta', giving the protein MIDVNNFEYMKIGLASPNKIRSWSRGEVKKPETINYRTLKPEKDGLFCERIFGPQKDWECHCGKYKRVRYKGVVCDRCGVEVTRAKVRRERMGHIELAAPVSHIWYFKGIPSRMGLVLDMSPRSLEEVIYFASYVVTEPGDTPLEKKQLLSEKEYRAYYDKYGRTFTASMGAEAIRKLLADIDLQKEVNALKEELETAQGQRRTRAIKRLEVLEAFRNSGNEPSWMVLDVLPVIPPELRPMVQLDGGRFATSDLNDLYRRVINRNNRLKRLLDLGAPNIIVQNEKRMLQEAVDALIDNGRRGRPVTGPGNRPLKSLSHMLKGKQGRFRQNLLGKRVDYSGRSVIVVGPNLKMYQCGLPKEMALELFKPFVMKELVSKGLAHNIKSAKRKVERVQPEVWDVLEEVIREHPVLLNRAPTLHRLGIQAFEPILVEGRAIKLHPLVCTAYNADFDGDQMAVHVPLSAEAQAEARILMLAAQNILNPKDGKPVVTPSQDMVLGNYYLTMENANARGEGSVFKDSNEALIAYQNGYVHLHTRIAVPVASLNKPTFADEESNMLLLTTVGKLLFNEIMPDSFPYINEPTASNLEVKTPEKYLVPSNTNVKQLLKERDLVPPFKKGFLGNIISEVFKKFKITETSKMLDRMKDLGFKYSTKAGITVGVSDIVVLSEKKEILDEADKKVERIMKQFRRGLITEEERYDRVISIWSDAKDLIQSKLMGTLDARNPIFMMSDSGARGNASNFTQLAGMRGLMANPSGRIIELPIKSSFREGLTVLEYFISTHGARKGLADTALKTADSGYLTRRLVDVAQDVIVRENDCGTDRGLEVTAIQEGTETIEGLYDRLVGRVAFKTVRHPETDEVLVRRGELMNEDTAKQIVDAGVESVTIRSVFTCNTHHGVCKACYGRNLATGSDVEVGEAVGIIAAQSIGEPGTQLTMRTFHTGGVAGDDITQGLPRIQELFEARNPKGQAVITEIDGDVVDVRDGDKREVTIQSELETKSYSIPYGSRLKVAVGDKVVAGQTLTEGSIDPKELLKVTGMGGVQEYLLREVQKVYRLQGVEIGDKHVEVMVRQMLRKVRVVDAGDTGILPGSLVEIQRFNEANKKVLLSNMRPATGRPVLLGITKASLETDSFLSAASFQETTRVLTDAAIKGKRDELLGLKENVIIGKLVPAGTGLARYKTLGIHSTHDERAENEEAGTPEEVLVQD
- a CDS encoding 50S ribosomal protein L7ae-like protein; the encoded protein is MSYEKVEQAKDPIIGKKQTQKALHARLVSELYVAKDADPRVVADVLEAAKDTDATVVYVDSMKRLGKACGIDVGAAAVALRK
- the rpsL gene encoding 30S ribosomal protein S12, which gives rise to MPTINQLIRKGRVDKVKKSDSPALNKGYNSFKKSQTDVSSPQKRGVCTRVGTMTPKKPNSALRKYARVRLTNQIEVTAYIPGIGHNLQEHSVVLIRGGRVKDLPGVRYHIVRGALDTAGVQNRMQGRSKYGTKKPKDKK